The uncultured Hyphomonas sp. genome includes a window with the following:
- a CDS encoding SufE family protein → MSARMSIAETAAEIREDFSWLEDWEARYAHIIDLGKANPPLEAHERTEETRVRGCASQVWLVTGWEDGKLVLRAESDAMIVSGLIALLIQLYNGATKEEILSFDARAFLDEIGVSGALTAQRSNGLASMLARIQDDAKALPTA, encoded by the coding sequence ATGTCAGCGCGCATGAGCATTGCCGAAACCGCCGCCGAAATCCGCGAAGACTTCTCCTGGCTCGAAGACTGGGAGGCGCGCTACGCCCACATCATCGATCTGGGCAAGGCAAACCCGCCACTGGAAGCCCATGAGCGGACAGAGGAAACCCGGGTGCGCGGCTGTGCCAGCCAGGTCTGGCTGGTCACGGGCTGGGAAGACGGCAAGCTGGTCCTGCGGGCAGAGTCAGACGCGATGATCGTGTCCGGCCTGATCGCCCTGCTCATCCAGCTCTATAATGGCGCGACGAAGGAAGAGATCCTGTCCTTCGATGCCAGGGCCTTCCTGGACGAGATTGGCGTCAGCGGTGCCCTGACGGCGCAGCGCTCCAATGGCCTCGCTTCCATGCTGGCCCGCATTCAGGACGATGCCAAAGCCCTGCCCACTGCCTGA
- a CDS encoding Na(+)/H(+) antiporter subunit D has translation MPSMLAGLNPGWVLIIAGVASLFITMRSVRQVVTIAAPLLALLLLVLAPQNTDLVTTQVLGLKMVLYRVDALNFIFSLAFLIAAVLNGIYALHSDDRIQDGAALFYAGAAVAATLAGDLMTLFVFWELTAISSVFLILRAQTRAAYYAAMRYLGVQVLSGVLLLNGLAYVLKSRGDLSLEAFTDLSDPGVLFIFIAFGIKAAFPLLHNWLQDAYPKATVVGSVVLSVYTTKLAVYALARMFPGQEHLVWIGATMTVFPVFFAVIENDLRRVLSYSINNQVGFMVCGVGIGTPLAINGVAAHAFADIFFKGLLMMSMGAVLYRTGTVKASQLGGLHRSMPWTTVFCIIGAMSISAFPLFSAFVTKSMIISEVATAGYAVIFLMLMFASAGVLEHSGIKIPYYAFFGHDSGLRVKEAPFNMLLAMGIAAFLCIFLGLPALFPGFGHEWLYGLLPYREEAMGYSHHHLFSFDHIITQFQLLIFAIFAFVLLKRFHVYPPEKRGVILDSDWTYRKVGYSLVKWAGTVWGKAGPAMTAAFFRVTGRAYNWIEAAFSPRGELARGGALNGAMTIWTAALLGVVLLLSFMAVG, from the coding sequence ATGCCGTCCATGCTGGCAGGTCTCAATCCCGGATGGGTGCTGATCATCGCAGGTGTCGCAAGCCTGTTCATAACCATGCGCAGTGTGCGCCAGGTGGTGACCATCGCCGCGCCGCTGCTGGCGCTGTTGCTGCTGGTGCTCGCACCGCAGAACACAGATCTGGTGACGACGCAGGTGCTGGGCCTGAAAATGGTGCTTTACCGCGTCGATGCCCTCAATTTCATCTTCAGCCTGGCCTTCCTGATCGCTGCGGTGCTGAACGGCATTTATGCCCTGCATTCCGACGACCGGATTCAGGACGGGGCGGCGCTGTTCTATGCCGGCGCCGCTGTGGCAGCGACGCTGGCAGGCGACCTGATGACCCTGTTCGTGTTCTGGGAACTGACGGCGATCAGCTCCGTCTTCCTGATCCTGCGGGCACAGACCCGGGCGGCTTACTACGCGGCGATGCGGTACCTTGGTGTGCAGGTCCTGTCGGGCGTGCTGCTGCTGAACGGTCTCGCCTATGTGCTGAAGTCGCGTGGAGACCTGTCGCTGGAGGCCTTCACGGACCTTTCCGATCCGGGCGTGCTGTTCATCTTCATCGCGTTCGGGATCAAGGCGGCGTTCCCGCTGCTGCACAACTGGCTGCAGGATGCGTATCCGAAGGCGACGGTTGTCGGCTCCGTGGTCCTGTCGGTCTACACGACCAAGCTGGCCGTCTATGCGCTGGCCCGCATGTTCCCGGGGCAGGAGCACCTTGTCTGGATCGGCGCTACCATGACCGTGTTCCCGGTTTTCTTCGCAGTGATCGAGAACGATCTGCGCCGCGTGCTGTCCTATTCGATCAACAACCAGGTCGGCTTCATGGTGTGCGGCGTCGGTATCGGCACGCCGCTGGCCATTAATGGCGTCGCGGCCCACGCCTTTGCGGATATCTTCTTTAAAGGCCTCCTGATGATGTCGATGGGCGCCGTGCTCTATCGGACCGGTACGGTGAAGGCGAGCCAGCTCGGTGGCCTGCACCGGTCAATGCCATGGACGACGGTGTTCTGTATCATCGGCGCGATGTCGATCTCGGCCTTCCCGCTGTTCTCGGCCTTTGTCACCAAGTCGATGATCATTTCCGAAGTGGCGACGGCGGGCTATGCCGTGATCTTCCTGATGCTCATGTTTGCTTCGGCAGGTGTGCTGGAACACTCGGGCATCAAGATCCCGTATTACGCCTTCTTCGGCCATGACAGCGGCCTGCGCGTGAAGGAAGCCCCGTTCAACATGCTGCTGGCCATGGGCATCGCGGCGTTCCTCTGCATCTTCCTTGGCCTGCCGGCGCTGTTCCCTGGCTTCGGTCATGAATGGCTCTACGGCCTGCTGCCTTACAGAGAGGAGGCGATGGGCTATTCCCATCACCACCTGTTCTCGTTCGATCACATCATCACGCAGTTCCAGCTGCTGATCTTCGCGATCTTTGCCTTCGTTCTGCTGAAGCGTTTCCACGTTTACCCGCCGGAGAAGCGCGGCGTGATCCTCGACAGCGACTGGACGTATCGCAAGGTTGGCTACAGTCTCGTCAAGTGGGCCGGTACGGTCTGGGGCAAGGCAGGCCCGGCGATGACTGCTGCCTTCTTCCGCGTGACCGGCCGGGCCTACAACTGGATCGAGGCGGCGTTCAGTCCGCGGGGTGAACTGGCCCGGGGCGGCGCGCTCAATGGGGCGATGACGATCTGGACAGCGGCCCTGCTGGGGGTCGTGCTGCTCTTGTCCTTCATGGCAGTTGGCTGA
- a CDS encoding cation:proton antiporter subunit C, with the protein MLEFLLERANYWVVIVLMMIGLYITFASQNLIKRMVGLGLFQTTICLFYVTLGKVSGGTAPILFGEDAIEHHGAGHGPEAEGSHAALDAVLAAGGDHAERVAHLTNTYSNPLPHVLMLTAIVVGVATLSVGLALVVRIREAYGSIENDEVNEIDLETALAQHAEAEKAVNEATA; encoded by the coding sequence ATGCTGGAATTCCTGCTCGAACGCGCAAACTACTGGGTCGTCATCGTTCTGATGATGATCGGCCTCTACATCACTTTTGCGTCCCAGAACCTGATCAAGCGGATGGTCGGCCTTGGCCTGTTCCAGACGACGATCTGCCTGTTCTACGTGACCCTCGGCAAAGTCTCCGGCGGCACTGCGCCGATCCTCTTCGGCGAGGATGCCATTGAGCATCATGGCGCCGGACATGGGCCGGAAGCCGAAGGCAGCCACGCGGCGCTCGACGCCGTTCTGGCCGCAGGCGGGGACCATGCCGAACGCGTGGCGCACCTCACCAACACCTATTCCAATCCGCTGCCGCACGTCCTGATGCTGACAGCCATCGTCGTCGGTGTGGCGACCCTGTCTGTTGGCCTCGCCCTCGTCGTGCGGATCCGCGAAGCCTATGGCTCGATCGAGAATGACGAGGTGAACGAAATCGACCTCGAAACCGCGCTGGCCCAGCATGCCGAGGCGGAGAAAGCCGTGAACGAGGCGACCGCATGA
- a CDS encoding proton-conducting transporter membrane subunit has product MSPETLILAALVLPLLIAAGIAVMGWSPNLREGVTFTGAGVLFVVIILLAMHVAGGERPELNLGQAAPGLSLAFKLEPLGMLFALVASGLWIVNSFYSVGYMRGNRERNQTRFYICFAIAIFGALGVAMSANLFTLFVFYEVLTLSTFPLVTHKGDAAAKRGGRIYLLTLMGTSIGLLLPAVMWTWVLAGQNLDFVPGGLLAGVDISPAVASALLILFAFGVGKAALMPVHFWLPNAMVAPTPVSALLHAVAVVKAGVFTIMKIAIFIFGTDLLEATPAREFVLWVACFTMVVGSLIAMTKDNLKARLAYSTIAQLSYVVAGAMLADPAGWLGGSLQIAAHAAGKMTLFMCAGAIYVATGLTNISDMRGLGRKMPLVFIAFMIGSMSIIGLPPFAGAWPKYELMQGAIDHGNVYLSLVLIVSSLLNIAYLLPIPLLALLPPPGTKEPKPFKRPGGAPMPTVVAPLITATLCIILFFAVGPLSDFLAPTVGDRVEYIADGGQP; this is encoded by the coding sequence ATGAGCCCTGAGACCCTGATCCTCGCCGCGCTCGTCCTGCCGCTGCTGATTGCGGCTGGTATTGCCGTGATGGGCTGGTCGCCGAACCTGCGGGAAGGGGTGACCTTCACCGGCGCCGGCGTGCTGTTCGTGGTGATCATCCTGCTGGCCATGCATGTGGCGGGCGGTGAGCGACCGGAACTGAACCTTGGCCAGGCCGCGCCAGGCCTCAGCCTTGCCTTCAAGCTGGAACCGCTGGGCATGTTGTTCGCGCTCGTGGCCAGTGGCCTCTGGATCGTGAACTCGTTCTATTCCGTCGGCTACATGCGCGGGAACCGCGAGCGGAACCAGACGCGTTTCTACATCTGTTTCGCCATTGCCATTTTCGGCGCCCTTGGCGTCGCCATGTCGGCCAACCTGTTCACCCTGTTCGTCTTTTACGAAGTGCTGACGCTGTCGACCTTCCCGCTGGTCACCCACAAGGGCGATGCGGCGGCCAAGCGCGGCGGACGCATCTACCTTCTGACCCTGATGGGCACCTCGATCGGCCTGCTGCTGCCGGCCGTGATGTGGACCTGGGTGCTCGCCGGGCAGAACCTCGATTTCGTCCCCGGCGGCCTGCTGGCGGGCGTGGACATCAGCCCGGCTGTCGCCAGCGCGCTGCTGATCCTGTTCGCCTTCGGGGTGGGCAAGGCGGCTCTGATGCCGGTTCACTTCTGGCTGCCGAACGCCATGGTCGCGCCGACGCCTGTGTCTGCACTTCTGCACGCCGTGGCGGTCGTGAAGGCTGGTGTGTTCACGATCATGAAGATCGCCATCTTCATCTTCGGGACAGACTTGCTGGAGGCGACGCCGGCGCGCGAATTCGTGCTGTGGGTGGCCTGTTTCACCATGGTGGTCGGATCGCTGATCGCCATGACGAAGGACAATCTCAAAGCGCGGCTTGCCTATTCGACCATTGCGCAGCTGTCTTATGTGGTGGCCGGCGCGATGCTGGCAGACCCGGCCGGCTGGCTGGGCGGCAGCCTGCAGATTGCTGCGCACGCGGCGGGCAAGATGACCCTCTTCATGTGTGCGGGCGCCATCTATGTCGCGACGGGCCTGACCAATATCTCCGACATGCGCGGTCTCGGCCGCAAGATGCCGCTGGTCTTCATCGCCTTCATGATCGGCTCCATGTCGATCATCGGCCTGCCGCCCTTCGCAGGGGCCTGGCCGAAGTACGAACTGATGCAGGGCGCCATCGACCACGGCAATGTCTACCTGTCGCTGGTGCTGATCGTGTCCTCTCTGCTGAACATCGCCTATTTGTTGCCGATCCCGCTGCTGGCCCTGTTGCCACCGCCCGGCACCAAGGAGCCGAAGCCGTTCAAACGACCGGGCGGGGCGCCGATGCCCACCGTGGTGGCGCCATTGATCACCGCCACCCTGTGTATCATCCTGTTCTTCGCCGTCGGCCCACTTTCCGATTTCCTTGCCCCGACAGTGGGTGACCGCGTCGAATACATCGCGGATGGAGGCCAGCCATGA
- a CDS encoding DUF4040 domain-containing protein has translation MHSMFNGDLGIVLVNIFLLAILFATGVAIARMRSLFAIVMLSGIYSLVSAAWYVAVDAVDVAFTEAAVGAGMSTVVLLGAMLLTSRTAKPEKFFFRLGPMLVCLATGAALIYATVDLPSLGDASSPANAGVGLTYLQVAWFETGIPNVVTPVLGSYRGFDTLGETTVVFTAGLAVALLLGFGERSLAERIRNENRTGERKTNKASASSDEDIS, from the coding sequence ATGCATTCGATGTTCAATGGCGATCTCGGCATCGTCCTCGTCAATATTTTCCTGCTTGCCATCCTGTTTGCGACCGGCGTCGCCATCGCCAGGATGCGCAGCCTGTTCGCCATCGTGATGTTGTCGGGCATTTACTCGCTCGTTTCGGCGGCCTGGTATGTCGCGGTTGATGCGGTCGACGTCGCCTTCACCGAAGCGGCCGTCGGTGCGGGCATGTCGACCGTCGTGCTGCTGGGCGCCATGTTGCTGACCTCCCGTACGGCCAAGCCGGAGAAGTTCTTCTTCCGCCTCGGGCCGATGCTGGTCTGCCTCGCCACTGGCGCTGCCCTGATCTACGCCACGGTCGACCTTCCGTCGCTGGGCGATGCCTCCTCGCCGGCCAATGCAGGCGTCGGTCTCACTTATCTGCAGGTTGCCTGGTTCGAAACGGGTATCCCGAACGTCGTGACCCCCGTCCTCGGCAGCTATCGTGGTTTCGATACGCTGGGCGAGACGACGGTTGTGTTCACAGCCGGTCTGGCTGTCGCCTTGCTGCTCGGTTTCGGCGAACGGTCTCTGGCTGAGCGTATCCGCAATGAGAACCGTACCGGCGAGCGCAAAACGAACAAGGCCTCGGCTTCCAGTGACGAGGATATCTCATGA
- a CDS encoding Na(+)/H(+) antiporter subunit B — protein sequence MNTDHHVILRVIAKMLIPVITMFAFYVQFHGDFGPGGGFQAGVIIAVAVILYALVFGVPAAMRAVPPVFTRSLAAVGVMIYAGVGFWAMLQGGHYLEYQALFHEPPGEHHGQHIGILFIELGVLCGVSGAMLTIFYAFAGRVAEIRDEDW from the coding sequence ATGAATACCGATCATCACGTCATCCTGCGCGTCATTGCAAAGATGCTGATCCCCGTGATCACGATGTTTGCGTTTTATGTTCAGTTCCACGGTGACTTCGGTCCCGGCGGGGGCTTCCAGGCTGGCGTCATCATCGCCGTTGCCGTGATTCTTTATGCGCTTGTCTTCGGTGTGCCGGCTGCGATGCGGGCCGTGCCGCCGGTCTTCACACGTTCGCTCGCTGCGGTCGGTGTGATGATCTATGCCGGCGTCGGTTTCTGGGCGATGCTGCAGGGCGGGCATTATCTCGAATACCAGGCCCTGTTCCATGAGCCGCCGGGCGAGCATCACGGCCAGCACATCGGCATCCTGTTTATTGAACTGGGCGTGCTGTGCGGTGTGTCCGGCGCAATGTTGACGATCTTCTACGCCTTTGCCGGCCGTGTGGCCGAAATCCGCGACGAGGACTGGTAA
- a CDS encoding PAS domain-containing protein, translating to MTKQNVFRGVTAVQRSLIDYWCQLSESDGFPRRESIDPGHLRSMLASISIVEFDESGAGRFRIAGSRLRDLLGFEARGRRVEDVAGTAAETFALGLSAAIDRGTPVGGVIETGNRLHAWLRLPLAGADGRINQVLCHDEELASRRLLTPPGGAAIHQKSNLHAA from the coding sequence ATGACCAAACAGAATGTTTTCAGAGGTGTAACGGCTGTCCAGCGCAGCCTCATCGACTATTGGTGCCAGCTCAGCGAATCGGATGGCTTCCCGCGCCGCGAATCGATCGACCCGGGACACCTGCGGTCCATGCTGGCCAGCATTTCCATCGTCGAGTTCGACGAATCGGGGGCAGGGCGCTTCCGAATCGCCGGGTCCCGCCTGCGCGACCTGCTGGGATTCGAAGCTCGCGGCCGCCGGGTCGAGGACGTGGCCGGCACGGCGGCGGAGACGTTTGCGCTTGGCCTGTCCGCCGCAATTGACCGGGGGACACCGGTCGGCGGCGTGATCGAGACCGGCAACCGGTTGCACGCCTGGCTGCGCCTGCCGCTGGCCGGAGCAGATGGCCGGATCAACCAGGTCCTGTGCCATGACGAGGAACTGGCCAGCCGCCGCCTGCTGACGCCGCCGGGTGGGGCCGCTATCCACCAGAAATCGAACCTCCACGCCGCCTGA
- a CDS encoding helix-turn-helix domain-containing protein, whose amino-acid sequence MPDFDPQKDEDRAYLAGALTAYALGLKAEDVLSGGRGSPAESRARQVAMYLLRASLGMSLSRVARAFTRDRSTVSYACQVIEDLRDDPDFDIWLEQLSVGLSSVAVLGEAPTEDLRIAHAG is encoded by the coding sequence TTGCCGGATTTCGATCCCCAGAAAGATGAAGACCGCGCCTATCTTGCCGGCGCCCTGACGGCCTATGCGCTCGGGCTGAAGGCAGAGGATGTGCTCAGTGGCGGGCGGGGGTCTCCGGCAGAGTCCCGCGCCCGGCAGGTGGCGATGTACCTGCTGCGCGCGAGTCTGGGCATGAGCCTCAGCCGGGTCGCACGGGCCTTCACGCGGGACAGGTCGACGGTGTCCTATGCCTGTCAGGTGATCGAGGACCTGCGTGACGACCCGGATTTCGACATCTGGCTGGAGCAGCTGTCTGTCGGGCTTTCCAGCGTTGCTGTGCTGGGCGAGGCCCCGACGGAAGACTTGCGGATTGCCCATGCCGGCTAA
- a CDS encoding HAMP domain-containing sensor histidine kinase produces the protein MLPQKQRQRLQIIHLGWLAMVAAVAGSVLVSREREALSFAWLGLAALPGLAGFFLLGRDRLLNQFAPSFLVITWTVFAAFTLALSGAAMSPLAVLFVIAPLVALNLGNTAMAAEASIFGAGAYFAAILLSEIGILPSGEAVTGFSGVARLLAFAALVTFALLVWYLARRQEELAAATAEVAPVEVSHPAKATIPVPADSGVLLLDVTPDGMIRGADGDRLGLPGIGAGTLLRDVLDASATPASLMAATAQAGETHLVNGRTVAFCATPYEGGTHIALIDRPQQETRTDNDDAEARAREAVRQRTAFFASLGHDLKTPLNAIIGYADMMRHGVRGPLPEAYQDYPAIIHDSGQELLLMVEDMLDLARADADRQRLEPEPVDLAASAQSVIRQLDNQAERAGVKLRLKAEDDVWALADARAVRQIWQNLVSNAIKYSENGSAVVLEAVIEGNAAVLSVTDKGAGMSEDDVRLALEPFSQGGNARGVKGTGLGLAVVKRFAELHGGQIDIRSAPGKGTRVSVTLPRANDEDLE, from the coding sequence ATGTTGCCCCAAAAGCAGCGTCAGAGATTACAGATTATCCACCTTGGCTGGCTGGCCATGGTGGCGGCGGTTGCCGGTTCTGTTCTCGTGTCACGCGAAAGAGAGGCATTATCGTTCGCCTGGCTGGGGTTGGCGGCCCTGCCGGGACTGGCGGGCTTTTTCCTTCTCGGCCGTGACAGGCTTCTGAACCAGTTTGCCCCGTCATTCCTGGTGATTACGTGGACCGTCTTCGCGGCGTTTACCCTCGCTTTGAGCGGGGCGGCCATGTCTCCGCTGGCCGTTCTGTTCGTGATTGCCCCGCTTGTGGCACTGAACCTCGGAAATACCGCCATGGCGGCGGAAGCGTCGATTTTCGGAGCCGGCGCTTATTTCGCCGCGATCCTGTTGTCCGAAATCGGGATTCTGCCCTCCGGCGAGGCCGTGACAGGCTTCTCCGGCGTTGCCCGGCTCCTGGCTTTTGCAGCGCTTGTGACATTTGCCCTGCTGGTCTGGTATCTCGCGCGCAGGCAGGAAGAGCTGGCCGCGGCGACCGCAGAAGTTGCACCGGTCGAAGTCTCCCATCCGGCGAAGGCGACCATTCCGGTTCCGGCAGATTCCGGTGTGCTTCTGCTGGATGTCACCCCGGACGGCATGATCCGCGGCGCCGATGGCGACCGGCTTGGCCTGCCGGGGATCGGTGCCGGAACGCTGTTGCGCGATGTGCTGGACGCGTCGGCCACGCCGGCCAGCCTGATGGCGGCCACGGCGCAGGCGGGCGAAACCCATCTTGTGAACGGCCGCACAGTTGCCTTCTGTGCAACACCTTATGAGGGCGGCACCCATATCGCGCTGATCGACCGTCCGCAGCAGGAAACCAGGACTGACAATGACGATGCCGAAGCCAGGGCACGTGAAGCTGTCCGCCAGCGTACGGCCTTTTTCGCATCGCTCGGCCATGACCTGAAGACGCCCCTCAATGCGATCATCGGTTATGCCGACATGATGCGGCATGGCGTACGCGGCCCGCTGCCGGAAGCCTATCAGGACTATCCGGCCATTATTCATGACAGCGGACAGGAATTGTTGCTCATGGTCGAGGACATGCTGGACCTCGCCCGGGCAGATGCTGACCGCCAGCGGCTTGAGCCTGAGCCGGTCGATCTTGCGGCCTCCGCCCAGTCGGTGATCCGCCAGCTCGACAACCAGGCCGAACGGGCCGGTGTGAAACTGCGCCTGAAAGCGGAAGACGATGTCTGGGCGCTGGCCGATGCGCGCGCCGTCCGTCAGATCTGGCAGAACCTTGTCTCGAACGCGATCAAGTATTCAGAGAACGGCAGCGCCGTCGTGCTGGAAGCGGTGATCGAGGGGAATGCCGCTGTCCTGTCTGTCACCGACAAGGGGGCGGGCATGAGTGAGGATGACGTGCGTCTTGCGCTGGAGCCGTTTTCGCAGGGCGGGAATGCCCGAGGCGTGAAGGGGACGGGGCTCGGCCTCGCCGTGGTCAAACGGTTCGCAGAACTTCATGGCGGACAGATCGACATCCGCTCCGCACCGGGCAAGGGCACACGCGTATCCGTCACCCTGCCAAGGGCAAACGACGAAGACCTGGAATAG
- a CDS encoding monovalent cation/H+ antiporter subunit D family protein gives MIDAILNAAPAWALTHAAPLLVMVPLFLAPVLALVPTGRIAWLISIAATGISFLFALILLGLVQTSPVGVVSYEVGRWPVPLGIELRVDALNAMILLIVTTIGLLASVFSWPTVVAEIPKQKRALFYSAFLVCFAGLNGVAITGDAFNLFVFLEISSISTYVLVALGSGRDRRALPAAFNYLIMGTIGASFYIIGIGFLYAATGTLNMYDISTQLPELAGHRSVQAGFAFILVGLGLKAAMWPLHQWLPNAYSYSPSFVTMFLSATATKVALYALIRFLFTVFRPDYGFEISAFSAILMPLGIAAMVVCSFQAVFQSDVRRILAYSSVAQVGYMILGVSIGTTAGLSAGLFHLINHAMMKGALFMAVAGVVLTYQGTTIRDFAGLGRSAPWTMTAFAIAALSLIGVPLTAGFQSKLQLGFALFDQGLWWAVGLVVFSSFLAVIYMGRVLEAVFFQPPVNPRKARKEAPILLLVPLWILALANLYFGIAADFPLGLARDAAAAAFGVEAFR, from the coding sequence ATGATCGACGCTATCCTGAATGCTGCGCCGGCCTGGGCGCTGACGCATGCCGCGCCGCTGCTGGTCATGGTGCCCCTGTTCCTGGCGCCTGTACTGGCGCTGGTGCCGACCGGGCGCATCGCCTGGCTGATTTCCATTGCGGCGACGGGCATCAGCTTCCTGTTCGCGCTCATCCTGCTTGGCCTGGTACAGACGTCGCCGGTCGGCGTCGTTTCCTACGAGGTGGGGCGCTGGCCGGTGCCGCTTGGCATTGAGCTGCGCGTCGATGCGCTGAACGCGATGATCCTGCTGATCGTCACGACGATCGGCCTGCTGGCCTCGGTCTTCTCCTGGCCGACGGTGGTTGCGGAAATACCCAAGCAGAAACGGGCGTTGTTCTATTCGGCCTTCCTCGTCTGTTTCGCCGGTCTGAACGGCGTGGCGATTACCGGCGACGCGTTCAACCTGTTCGTCTTCCTCGAGATTTCCTCGATCTCGACCTATGTGCTCGTCGCGCTGGGCTCAGGACGGGACCGCCGGGCGCTGCCGGCCGCGTTCAACTATCTGATCATGGGCACGATCGGCGCCAGCTTCTACATCATCGGGATTGGCTTCCTGTATGCCGCGACCGGTACGCTGAACATGTACGACATCTCCACGCAGCTGCCGGAGCTGGCAGGCCATCGCAGCGTGCAGGCGGGCTTTGCGTTCATCCTCGTCGGGCTCGGCCTCAAGGCGGCGATGTGGCCGCTGCATCAGTGGCTGCCGAACGCCTATTCCTACAGCCCCAGCTTCGTGACGATGTTCCTGTCGGCGACGGCGACCAAGGTGGCGCTGTACGCACTGATCCGGTTCCTGTTCACCGTTTTCCGTCCTGACTATGGCTTCGAGATCTCCGCCTTCAGCGCGATCCTCATGCCGCTGGGCATTGCGGCCATGGTGGTTTGCAGTTTCCAGGCGGTGTTCCAGTCGGATGTCCGGCGGATCCTTGCTTATTCCTCGGTTGCGCAGGTGGGGTACATGATCCTCGGCGTGTCCATCGGCACAACGGCGGGCCTGTCGGCCGGCCTGTTCCACCTGATCAATCACGCCATGATGAAAGGCGCGCTGTTCATGGCGGTCGCCGGTGTGGTTCTGACCTACCAGGGCACGACCATACGCGACTTTGCCGGACTAGGGCGGTCCGCACCGTGGACTATGACCGCATTTGCCATTGCTGCGCTTTCGCTGATCGGCGTTCCGCTGACCGCAGGCTTCCAGTCGAAGCTCCAGCTCGGCTTCGCCCTGTTCGACCAGGGCCTCTGGTGGGCCGTCGGTCTCGTTGTCTTCTCGTCTTTCCTGGCGGTGATCTATATGGGCCGCGTTCTGGAAGCGGTGTTCTTCCAGCCGCCGGTCAATCCGCGCAAGGCCCGCAAGGAGGCACCGATCCTGTTGCTTGTCCCACTCTGGATCCTGGCGCTGGCTAATCTGTATTTCGGCATTGCGGCGGATTTCCCGCTCGGTCTCGCGCGTGACGCGGCCGCTGCTGCCTTCGGTGTGGAGGCGTTCCGATGA
- a CDS encoding DUF1491 family protein, with protein sequence MMERLPTRLWVEALIRRAEVAGASGFIVQHGDDSRGDVLVKVARLDGTAAAYTPSMDMDGDRIFLNLAAQGIGPEEREVDDYVARARKRDSDLWVVEIEDREGRHFLTEHVEDGA encoded by the coding sequence ATGATGGAGCGTCTGCCGACACGCCTCTGGGTCGAGGCCCTGATCCGCCGGGCTGAAGTGGCCGGAGCGTCGGGCTTCATCGTGCAGCATGGCGATGACTCGCGCGGCGACGTGCTGGTCAAGGTCGCACGGCTGGATGGGACAGCCGCTGCTTATACCCCGTCCATGGACATGGATGGCGACCGGATATTCCTGAACCTTGCCGCTCAGGGCATCGGACCGGAGGAGCGAGAGGTGGATGACTATGTCGCCCGGGCCCGCAAGCGCGACAGCGATCTCTGGGTGGTCGAGATCGAGGACCGGGAAGGGCGGCATTTCCTCACCGAACATGTCGAAGACGGTGCCTGA
- a CDS encoding MucR family transcriptional regulator, which yields MSEAKSDAQGRPELVEHASKIVAAYVGNNTVTPDELPDLIRLVHQSLTSVAEGEPAVPQPKPAVPVGKSVSDNFLICLEDGKKFKSLKRHLRTSYDMSPEDYRAKWDLPADYPMVAPGYSRQRSKLAKKMGLGKADK from the coding sequence GTGTCAGAAGCAAAGTCAGATGCGCAGGGCCGGCCGGAGCTGGTCGAACACGCCAGCAAGATCGTTGCGGCCTATGTCGGCAACAATACAGTTACGCCGGATGAGCTGCCGGACCTGATCCGCCTGGTCCACCAGTCGCTGACATCTGTCGCCGAAGGTGAACCCGCGGTACCACAGCCCAAACCGGCTGTCCCTGTTGGGAAATCGGTTTCCGACAATTTCCTGATCTGCCTGGAAGACGGCAAGAAGTTCAAATCGCTGAAGCGCCATCTGCGCACGTCCTACGACATGTCGCCGGAGGACTATCGCGCGAAATGGGACCTGCCGGCGGATTATCCGATGGTCGCGCCCGGCTATTCCCGCCAGCGCTCAAAACTCGCCAAGAAGATGGGCCTCGGCAAGGCAGACAAGTAA